TCGGAGGCAAAAAATATCCACGATAATCCAGCCCTTGTGGGGCCCCTCTGCAGCTAAAAACCACCTGGTTTTAACCTCATCCCTCTTTTTTGTGGGCTCCCAGTCCAACACAGGCTGGACTACGTGGAGGAGTACCAGAACCTGGTGACCAACTCGGAGACGATGGGCGTTGAGGTGTTCACCATCCCCAAGGTGGGGCTGTTTGCAGCCACAGCCAACCGGCTCACGCCCCCGGGATCGGCCATCTACAGGTGGACTGACGGCAAGTTTGTGCACTACCAGAACATCCCCACCCACCAGGCTCAGTCCTGGAAGTATTTCACCATTGGGAAGAAGGTGAGGCTGCCAGGAAGGTGCCCCCATGTTTCAGTGTATTAAATTGCAGTTGCCTGACACAGATTCTTGGAAGCCTGGAGTCTTGGACGTGGTTTAGAGAATACAGGGAGCTGCATCTCAGAGATCTGCTTGTGGTCTTAAAGAGCCATCAGGGCCTCTCGAGACCCACTGAGTCCAacctgctgcattttaaaactcTCTTGCTCTTAAATTATTCCAGGACTTCAGAGCTACCTCTTCTCCCCTGGGCAATCTGCCTTGGGGCTTGAGCAGAGGATTTGCCTGGTTCCTCTCCCTGGGAAGCTACTTATCACTTTGGAGGAAGCCAGGAAAGCCATCTGCTgacagccagctctgtgcagggctcccagggaagctgggatTGTTTCCCCTCTGTCGTGACCCGTTCTGGCTTTGTCCCCAGGGGGTTTCTCTTCCCACTGAAGCTGTTTCAGGAGATGTCCCGAGTGGGCTCCCTGGGCTGGTGcttgcagagagagcagagctggggattcACCTTTTGTTCGGGGGCAGGgagacagcacagcacagccctgtccttgGGGGTGGCTGCTCCTTGGCTGAACAAAGCCCTGGTCCTGTACAGGCTAGGAGGCAGGAGACACCCCCACTGACTCTTTCCTCTCTGTGAGCTGTGGCCCTGTGCCTCTTTGTGGCCCAGACTGGGCCATAATCTCTGCTGCTCCACCTGAAGGACGCTGCGGTGGCACAGCACGACAGAGCTTGGATGTGCTCCCTGCCTTGCACTTGgccatctctgctgctccactCTTGTCTCTTACACTTTCACAGGGGTTTCTTGGTCTGGAGAATGTTTTGTCTCAGGGAATTGTTATCGTTATTGTCATTGTTATCACTACCATACCTGCCTTTTTTGTTCTGAACCACCTTTGCTTACAGGGGGTTTGTCAGCTGAACCTCTGTCCTTCCCCAGTGCATTTCATGTCCATGCTCCCcattcctggggctggagggcaTGAGTGCAGacagctcagctcttcctcccCTTGTCCgagagctcctggctgccagtTGTGCCCCTGCCACGCACAAAGACCTCCACAGGCCActgggtccctgtccccacttTGTGTTGCTTGGGGACAGCTCAAGGACCCCGGCCAGGGCCATCTCATCCCACACCAGCCACCTCCATCCCACCTCCCTCTGCGTTTTCTTGCCCATGCTCCTTTGAGAGGAGAAACCCAGGCCatcctggcttttccttttccagatcTTCCTGGCAGTGGCGAATTTTGAGCAGGATGAGAGGGGCCAGGAGTTCTCGGTGATATTCAAGTGGAGCCGCAGGAAAGCGAAGTTCATCACGTACCAGCGCATCCCCACGCACAGCGCCAGGGACTGGGAGGCCTTTGTCATCCAGGGAGAGGCTTTCCTCGCTGTGGTCAACCACAGAGAAGGTACCCAGCCCTCGGTGTTCCTGCAGGGTGGGGTCTGGGACCCTGGCGgtgccctgctcagagcaggctcCCCGTGCGTGctcaggagggcaggggaggagaacACTCAACACCAGGACACCAACGCCTTGAGAGGGGAGAAAAGCTTCTGAGCAAGCGGCTGACACAGTGATCCTCTGGGTTTCTGACTGCAGGGGACAAGGAAGGAGTGGGGACGGGGTCTGTGCTGAGTCTTTctgcttattttcctttttatccccAATACTACGTAGCCTGGTAGTGCCACAGGTTGAGCCTTTTGTGGAGCCAGATCCTTGGCCTTGTGGGCGCCCAGGAAACTGAGTGAGAGCCAGCTGACCTCCCTCCCTGGATACCCTGCCGACATGATCCAGCCTCCTTGCCCTCCCCGGGGAGTTGTTCTGGGCTGGGATGTGTGCCCCTGcttgccagcacagccctggctctgcgggctgctcccagctgggttCAGATGGTGGCCAGcggctccttccctgccatcAGGGCTGGCTCGGGGGGCATCAGCGCCTCTGGCAGcaggctcagagctggcagcaggttGCTTGGGCACccgtgggctgggctggaaagtccctgtgtcacctgctggACTCCATCAGGGCCAGTTGGATGGGACCTTCCCTTGTGGCAGTTTGCCAGCCGTGCACATCGCACAGGGGTTCAGACCATCGTGGCCAAGCTAAACTGGGGATGTTTCCCTCAGAGGGGACCGGAGGTTCAgtccctgaggagctgccacTTATCCATGCGGCCATTCCCACTCTTCCTGCAGCCTTTCTTTGCCCAAGTCCCTGTTGCCATGAGGATTTAAAGCCTGCTGGGTCCCACACAGGTGTGAGGTGGAGATGCttgagcagagcccaggagctggatgGAGCACGTGCTTTAGGGCAGGGGGGAGGCCCCCGATGTCAGGAGCTTAGGGatgtaggcacacagtttgtggtggttgggatggggctgagcctcatccccagtgggcagagctgtgagcagcaggtgagcagcactgacagcagtgagccatggagtgcccaggggcactgagcaaccaccaaaggaacagagggcacacaggggcactgcatcaacatgaggggataaaaggctgggctaaagCACAAGAAGGGCAGCCCCTTGCAGCCTTCTGTGTTACTCTTTTGGGGTTGAAGCCTTCTGACATTGTGTGGGGATACTCTGTGTATCGTGGCCATCTCAACTGTGACATGTGCTGTGGCATGGGAACACAGCTGGGACTGGCCCTACTACACAGGGCCACCCTgtgacagccagcagagcttGTCCACCCTGGGATGCTGGCAGGGAGCCTCTGGAGTGCTGCTTGTGTGGGGATAAAGCCCTGCCTGTCCgtcctctgccagggctgccacaAAGCTGCTGAAGCTGTTGGTGTGTTCCATGGGATGGAGGCTCCAGGAATGGAGACACTAGGAAGGGATAGAGAGGGTTTTTAGGTAGGGATGGAGGCTGTCGAATCTCTTTGGCTACTTCTTGGGGAGCAACAGGTCACTTGCAAACAGCCTCGTGACCTGATGGCAAATATTAATGTAGCTGAGCCTGCTTTGGGGTCTTATTTCCTACAAGAAGCAGGAATTGCTTTCCCTCATGGTGCACATCTGTCTCTCCCAGGGAACAACCACAATATAGACAGTGTGATATACAGGTGgaaccccaggacagggctgtttGAAGCTAACCAGACCATTCCTACGTCCGGAGCCTACGACTGGGAGTTCTTCACCATCGGACCATATTCCTTCCTGGCTGTGGCTAACACATTCAATGGCACATCCACTAAGATCTACTCACACATCTACATCTGGCTCAGTGGCtctttccagctcttccagtCCATCCTGGTAAGGCTTGGCCACTGCTCCTCAGTCCCCCCTCTGTGTTTAGACGGGGCAGCCACATCCAGCTTCTCATGGCCTCCTTCCCCACAGACGTTTGGCGCAGCTGACTGGGAGGTTTTTCACATTGGGGACAGAGTCTTTCTGGCTGTTGCAAACAGCCACAGCTATGACAGCGGGATGCCAGCACCCTCCAACTTCTATGCCATCAACTCCTCCATCTACGAGCTGAACATCACGGCCCAGATGTTTGTTAAATTCCAGGACCTTCTCACCTACAGGTACCTGTGCAAGGGTTTGGGGTGCTCCTCGGTCTGTGTCCTTCCCCTGAGCAACTCAAAGGgctcacagaatcccagaatggtttgggtgggaagggaccttaaagcccatctcattccaccccctgccatgggcagggacactttccactaacccaggttgctccaagccccgtccaacctggcctggaacacttccaggcatgtggcagccacagctgctctgggcagcctgtgccagggcctctcctctttcagtttaaaactgcACTTGCTTGTCTCCTGGAGGGTTCCTGCAGGCTTCACACTCCCAGGGACTGAAACTGGTGGGGAGGGTGATGGGTGATGGCTCCTTGGCACCAAACCCCAGTGGAAGCTGGGAGAAGGGCCTAGATTTGGGAATGAGGGTGGATTTctttcaggagctgcctgggaagagcagggttTTCTGTGTGTCCTCAGGGTGTCAGAGATTGGGGTGGGGTGGCCACACAGGGATCATCTCACCGGCCCCTCTGCCCGTTTCACCCCCAGTGCCCTGGACTGGGAGTTCTTCTCGGTGGGAGACGACTCTTTCCTGGTGGTAGCAAACTCCTTTGATGGCTTCACCTTCTCTGTTAACAGCATCATCTACAGGTACTGCAGAGGGCAggcctggggggctggggggctgctcccagcaggaacaaCCCTGCACGGGCACAGCCTGCtgcatctgcccagggaggacGGGTAGGACCGTTCCCTGTTTTCGGGCAGGGATGGGAAGCCCCGGTGAGGACATCCCCCCCTGAAGCACAGCGGGGAGGTGGGAGGTGGCAGCCCCatgccccagctcccctgcccttcccaggtgCCCGCCCCAGGCCCCAGGAGCTAACTGCCTTCCCTGTGCAGGTGGCAAGGCTACGAAGGCTTCGTGGCAGCCCACCAGCTCCCCACGGTGGGCTGTAGAGACTGGGAGGTGTTCCACACCGCTGAGGGCTCCTTCCTGCTCTACTCCAGCGCCAAGGAGCCGCTCTCCAAGGTGCTCAAGCTGAAAACCACCTGAGGCAGCTGAGACACGCCCTGCTCATCACCAGGACCAGGGCAAGCTGGGCTGCCAGGTGGAGAGGGACCACAGAGCCCGGGaatgctgcagcaccagccgGGCAGTGgctggctgtgtgctctgcaggaagggaggaggaggaggggggagcTCCAGGGCTCGCTGCAGCCTTGTCCAGGGGCTGTTTCTCCTAGGAAAGCTCTGCTACCACGCTCCAGAGCCATTTCTACCCAAGGTTGCTGGAGCCCGGGTGCATCCCCTGGCTTACCAGAACCATGGTGCTTGGCAATTTCCAGTCCCCAGGAGGGACCCAGAGCTGCCAGTAGCTGCGGCCAAAGCTTGCACAAAGCCAGGGAAgaagagacagagcagagcatgagctgctgggatgggtgCATGGCAGAGAGGAGTGAACATGTgagaaatggcagaaaaaagTGTGTCCAGGCTTGGCTCTgtctgcctggggctgtgatGTTCCTGAGGACCATCTGGTTGGACGTTGCAGCCGTCCTTCACGTCACCTTTGTGCCACTGCCACCGgtgcctgcccaccctcccacTCTGCCACGGCTGGCTTGGGTCTCCCTCAACAAGTGTCGTGTGTGTTGTACAGACCTGTTGGTGTGTTCCAGGGCCAGTGCTGGTCCTTGCTGGTCCGTGCACCTTTGCATGGGGTTAGGGACCCCTGAGAAAACCTGCTTTGCATTTGGACCCATCCAGCTACCACGGGAGCGGGAAAAGCCCAAACCTGCTTCAGGTGAAACTGTGgcctcttttcttttcctcacctTTGCTGGCGGGGACTCTTTTGCTTAACCAGAGCTCTAATAAACTGTGTGCACCCAGCCTTTCTCCCACATGGGTaaccagctgctctgcctgtggcagaggcaTCCCTTCTCCCAACAAGTCACCCCTGAATGTCCATGGCCATGGGTAGCCTGGTGAGGACAAGGTGGTCCTGAGCACAGGAGTGTGCTGGGGTGAGGGTGCCCCTCTGTTCCCCCCACCCAGGACCCACTGCCTCACCTGAGGGTCCCAGAACACCTCTCAGCCTTCCCCAGAGCCAGGTTTCCTGCTGAACTGGGCCACCCACCCTGGCACTGGGGAGCACTCAGGAGGTGCCAGCCCCATCAAGATTGGCTGGGGGTCACAGCCTGAGCCTTTCCAGGGCCCAGACCTGCAGGGTGAGCCTCTgcatccttccctcctctcGCTGTTCAGTGCAGCTGACTCTGCCAGGAAGGACCATTTCTCCCTTGTGAGAAAAGGGAGAATTTGATTTACTTCCATCACTGAGCTGTGAACAACAACTCTAATTCAGCCCTGAGAAGGGCAAGATAAGGCAAGACCAGATGTATTTGGGCAGCTGGTCCCTGCTCGAGATTCAGCTGAGGGTGGGAGGGGACGGCACCTAATGGGAGTTGCG
The genomic region above belongs to Motacilla alba alba isolate MOTALB_02 chromosome 9, Motacilla_alba_V1.0_pri, whole genome shotgun sequence and contains:
- the TSPEAR gene encoding thrombospondin-type laminin G domain and EAR repeat-containing protein isoform X1, with the protein product MSAPLLLWVVLLRWASGGGFIRAGRTWQHCTDLRPLDILSEAVPAGALARGMRVFQVQGLRGFQLSASRPRALAFPASRLFVHCDRFPEEFSIIATLRPLRRPAKVSAAPARPRRGPGAAPPVPARALPQRNEYIFTLMGEESPSVLVGLRYAPDKLHFLFWSQERAGGWQTRVTFPNVSLSDSQWHTLILAVSGQSFSLTVDCSVPKDVVVETPFPASLSVRRASFYLGNRRRRKGVFTGLLRQLVLLPGADATPRICHAVNFKVATLSVPSVLQDVPAKPVSNEVLKYPYETDMKVTLGARPRCSKQEKAQFWFNASRRGLYLCNGSTWLSMLEVQHRLDYVEEYQNLVTNSETMGVEVFTIPKVGLFAATANRLTPPGSAIYRWTDGKFVHYQNIPTHQAQSWKYFTIGKKIFLAVANFEQDERGQEFSVIFKWSRRKAKFITYQRIPTHSARDWEAFVIQGEAFLAVVNHREGNNHNIDSVIYRWNPRTGLFEANQTIPTSGAYDWEFFTIGPYSFLAVANTFNGTSTKIYSHIYIWLSGSFQLFQSILTFGAADWEVFHIGDRVFLAVANSHSYDSGMPAPSNFYAINSSIYELNITAQMFVKFQDLLTYSALDWEFFSVGDDSFLVVANSFDGFTFSVNSIIYRWQGYEGFVAAHQLPTVGCRDWEVFHTAEGSFLLYSSAKEPLSKVLKLKTT
- the TSPEAR gene encoding thrombospondin-type laminin G domain and EAR repeat-containing protein isoform X3; this translates as MSAPLLLWVVLLRWASGGGFIRAGRTWQHCTDLRPLDILSEAVPAGALARGMRVFQVQGLRGFQLSASRPRALAFPASRLFVHCDRFPEEFSIIATLRPLRRPAKVSAAPARPRRGPGAAPPVPARALPQRNEYIFTLMGEESPSVLVGLRYAPDKLHFLFWSQERAGGWQTRVTFPNVSLSDSQWHTLILAVSGQSFSLTVDCSVPKDVVVETPFPASLSVRRASFYLGNRRRRKGVFTGLLRQLVLLPGADATPRICHAVNFKVATLSVPSVLQDVPAKPVSNEVLKYPYVQHRLDYVEEYQNLVTNSETMGVEVFTIPKVGLFAATANRLTPPGSAIYRWTDGKFVHYQNIPTHQAQSWKYFTIGKKIFLAVANFEQDERGQEFSVIFKWSRRKAKFITYQRIPTHSARDWEAFVIQGEAFLAVVNHREGNNHNIDSVIYRWNPRTGLFEANQTIPTSGAYDWEFFTIGPYSFLAVANTFNGTSTKIYSHIYIWLSGSFQLFQSILTFGAADWEVFHIGDRVFLAVANSHSYDSGMPAPSNFYAINSSIYELNITAQMFVKFQDLLTYSALDWEFFSVGDDSFLVVANSFDGFTFSVNSIIYRWQGYEGFVAAHQLPTVGCRDWEVFHTAEGSFLLYSSAKEPLSKVLKLKTT
- the TSPEAR gene encoding thrombospondin-type laminin G domain and EAR repeat-containing protein isoform X2, with the translated sequence MSAPLLLWVVLLRWASGGGFIRAGRTWQHCTDLRPLDILSEAVPAGALARGMRVFQVQGLRGFQLSASRPRALAFPASRLFVHCDRFPEEFSIIATLRPLRRPAKRNEYIFTLMGEESPSVLVGLRYAPDKLHFLFWSQERAGGWQTRVTFPNVSLSDSQWHTLILAVSGQSFSLTVDCSVPKDVVVETPFPASLSVRRASFYLGNRRRRKGVFTGLLRQLVLLPGADATPRICHAVNFKVATLSVPSVLQDVPAKPVSNEVLKYPYETDMKVTLGARPRCSKQEKAQFWFNASRRGLYLCNGSTWLSMLEVQHRLDYVEEYQNLVTNSETMGVEVFTIPKVGLFAATANRLTPPGSAIYRWTDGKFVHYQNIPTHQAQSWKYFTIGKKIFLAVANFEQDERGQEFSVIFKWSRRKAKFITYQRIPTHSARDWEAFVIQGEAFLAVVNHREGNNHNIDSVIYRWNPRTGLFEANQTIPTSGAYDWEFFTIGPYSFLAVANTFNGTSTKIYSHIYIWLSGSFQLFQSILTFGAADWEVFHIGDRVFLAVANSHSYDSGMPAPSNFYAINSSIYELNITAQMFVKFQDLLTYSALDWEFFSVGDDSFLVVANSFDGFTFSVNSIIYRWQGYEGFVAAHQLPTVGCRDWEVFHTAEGSFLLYSSAKEPLSKVLKLKTT